From the Desulfomonilia bacterium genome, one window contains:
- a CDS encoding non-ribosomal peptide synthetase: MIQDCAFHEYKNRQIEDILKANNRQAISSGPEPQKNSLIPPLITKMSDIIRAACILGPDKGIIHVNEDGNEHLQSYSDLMHSSKCVMSGLRGKGLKPGYKVILQLADPALFLSAFWGSILGGFVPVPLPLPNGYPIPEGMERLNGVLRVINNFCIVTDQEREVFRGLECSNLFDIVELLGSRPDNNFYKTGPDEPVLIQFSSGSTGDPKGVILSQANLLSSIDAGAIMTLSSDPNDVRPVIGYSLFLMKNRFFKIHGRGIVSRTVSRLSDLNMLRMGPKSSRLIESLEILSGNRISRDMDIAFDELSFVNWMPYSHDMGLIGFHISPMLTGMSQVNLSTRTFVENPSLFLKLIHKYRATHVPCPNFAMQWLTSQVRDEDIKNIDLSSIRALYNGSEPISSSVTHSFINKFKRFGLKKESIRMAYGMAEASLQISMPPINSVPTFHKIDRNVLINRNIAIDASEDEDSIELADLGYPVSYMTVRITDDNDELLNENMIGHIQIKGMNVTSGYFNGVDMDSDLFCGEWLRTGDMGFIRDGRIVVTGRHKDIIFINGRNIYSNDIEEYIRNIPGLRSLHYAVCGITDVKTGLEKVILFARSGESRQHLSRMLSNINSRLRKSFGFTLSSIVKVPELPLTSSGKIKRYKLRDDFIKGLIKDEISQDDEPFAAINMDMNPEPQSRFEIILLGIFSEVLGKPDLTRYDNFFDLGGNSISATKVISRIRDEFRIDLSIAAIFEMQTVESLSGVVEKAINYKRRYSESKKSDIMNSLIGT, encoded by the coding sequence ATGATTCAGGATTGTGCTTTTCATGAATACAAGAACAGGCAGATAGAAGATATTCTTAAGGCAAACAACCGTCAGGCGATATCTTCAGGCCCCGAGCCTCAAAAAAATTCCCTCATACCGCCACTTATAACAAAGATGTCCGACATCATCCGTGCAGCATGTATACTTGGTCCCGACAAAGGAATCATCCACGTCAACGAGGACGGGAATGAACACCTTCAATCATATTCGGATCTGATGCACAGTTCGAAATGTGTCATGTCCGGACTTAGAGGAAAAGGCCTGAAACCCGGCTATAAGGTAATATTGCAGCTTGCAGACCCGGCCCTGTTTCTTTCGGCCTTCTGGGGTTCAATTCTTGGCGGTTTTGTCCCTGTACCTCTCCCTCTTCCTAACGGCTATCCAATACCTGAAGGCATGGAAAGGCTTAATGGAGTTTTAAGGGTTATCAATAATTTCTGTATTGTCACAGACCAGGAAAGAGAGGTTTTCAGAGGACTTGAATGTTCAAATCTGTTCGATATTGTCGAACTTCTTGGCAGCCGTCCGGATAACAATTTTTATAAAACAGGCCCGGACGAACCGGTATTGATACAATTCTCATCGGGTTCGACAGGCGATCCGAAAGGCGTGATTCTATCTCAGGCCAATCTTCTTTCATCGATAGACGCCGGCGCCATCATGACCTTGAGCTCTGACCCGAATGATGTAAGACCGGTAATCGGCTATTCCCTGTTTCTTATGAAAAACCGCTTTTTCAAGATTCACGGCAGGGGAATCGTATCCAGAACAGTTTCTCGTTTATCCGATCTTAACATGTTAAGGATGGGCCCTAAATCATCACGCCTGATTGAGTCTCTGGAAATCCTGTCCGGAAACAGGATATCACGCGATATGGATATCGCCTTTGATGAACTCAGCTTTGTAAACTGGATGCCGTATTCACATGATATGGGACTGATCGGTTTTCATATTTCACCAATGCTTACTGGTATGAGCCAGGTAAACCTGTCCACCAGAACATTTGTAGAGAATCCTTCACTATTCCTGAAGCTCATCCACAAATACAGGGCGACACATGTGCCATGCCCTAATTTTGCAATGCAGTGGCTGACTTCCCAGGTAAGGGACGAAGACATAAAAAACATAGACCTTTCTTCGATAAGAGCCCTTTACAATGGTTCTGAGCCGATATCCTCCTCGGTCACTCACTCATTCATAAATAAATTCAAACGGTTCGGTCTCAAAAAAGAATCCATCCGGATGGCATACGGTATGGCAGAAGCATCTCTTCAAATATCGATGCCGCCGATCAACTCGGTTCCCACTTTCCATAAAATCGACAGAAATGTATTAATAAACAGAAACATCGCCATAGATGCTTCAGAAGATGAAGATTCAATCGAACTTGCAGACCTGGGATATCCCGTCTCATATATGACTGTCAGGATAACTGATGACAATGACGAGCTACTTAATGAGAACATGATCGGCCATATCCAGATCAAGGGTATGAATGTCACATCCGGCTATTTCAATGGGGTGGATATGGACTCAGATCTTTTTTGCGGTGAATGGCTCAGAACAGGAGATATGGGATTCATAAGAGACGGCAGAATTGTTGTAACTGGCAGGCACAAGGATATAATTTTTATAAACGGCAGAAATATATATTCAAACGATATAGAAGAATACATCAGGAATATCCCGGGGCTCAGATCTCTTCATTATGCAGTCTGCGGAATAACGGATGTCAAAACAGGCTTGGAAAAGGTCATACTCTTTGCAAGGTCAGGAGAATCAAGACAGCACCTTTCAAGAATGCTTTCTAATATAAACAGCCGGTTGCGGAAATCGTTCGGATTCACCTTGTCTTCAATTGTAAAAGTACCGGAATTACCGCTAACCTCAAGCGGAAAAATAAAACGGTACAAACTCAGGGATGATTTTATCAAGGGTCTCATAAAAGATGAAATTTCTCAAGACGATGAACCGTTCGCAGCAATTAATATGGATATGAATCCCGAACCCCAGTCCAGGTTCGAAATAATACTGCTCGGTATCTTTTCTGAAGTACTCGGAAAACCTGATTTAACAAGATACGATAACTTTTTTGATCTTGGTGGAAACTCCATTAGCGCAACAAAGGTAATATCGCGCATCAGAGATGAATTCAGAATAGATCTGTCCATTGCAGCCATTTTTGAGATGCAGACCGTCGAATCTCTTTCAGGTGTGGTGGAAAAGGCTATAAATTATAAAAGACGTTATTCGGAGTCAAAAAAATCAGACATCATGAATTCTCTTATCGGAACTTGA
- a CDS encoding MFS transporter — protein MSRVFAILCICSFSAMTGMNILAPVLPVYIETLGISGTMLGIITSCYFISFMLASPFAGRLGDRYGYKLLIALGLGIQAGVSLLYLMTQNPWNLAILRLIQGLLSAMVITPSLAWAGSLSTKGREASYMGIFNACTFFGMGIGPTLGGYASKNSNFNMPFIIMSGILFFSFLLCTLLPEKIKRMSSENKPGMKFKRITDILTFRPVQGLLICSFVLSLGEGGLTSFLPVLANRHSLTQPQIGLLASIFAITAGICLTPAGYIANKTDKTVIMMSGLFLIAVGIGLLPTGTSFHSFAALGIVSGIGIALVMPSSSALLISLTGKSGLGISLGLFTITNMLGFIAGPGISGIIMDYLALNDIFYIISGLFVISIIVLYFYLRILSPVPIRHTSGP, from the coding sequence ATGTCACGTGTATTTGCAATCTTATGCATCTGCTCATTTTCCGCCATGACAGGCATGAATATCCTGGCCCCTGTTCTCCCTGTTTACATTGAAACTCTCGGCATAAGCGGAACGATGCTCGGCATAATAACCTCATGTTATTTCATCTCTTTCATGCTTGCAAGCCCGTTTGCAGGGAGGCTGGGAGACAGATACGGATACAAATTGCTTATTGCGCTGGGTCTCGGAATTCAGGCAGGGGTATCCCTTCTATATCTTATGACGCAAAACCCCTGGAATCTGGCTATTCTCAGGCTCATTCAGGGGCTTTTGAGCGCAATGGTCATAACACCTTCCCTGGCATGGGCTGGTTCTCTCTCAACAAAAGGCAGGGAAGCCTCATATATGGGTATATTCAATGCATGCACTTTTTTCGGCATGGGTATAGGCCCGACATTAGGAGGCTATGCCTCAAAAAATTCCAATTTCAACATGCCGTTTATCATTATGTCAGGGATCCTGTTTTTTTCATTTCTGCTCTGCACCCTTCTGCCAGAAAAAATAAAAAGGATGTCATCTGAAAACAAACCCGGTATGAAATTCAAAAGAATTACAGATATACTCACATTCCGTCCAGTTCAGGGACTGCTGATATGCTCGTTTGTCCTTTCCCTCGGTGAAGGCGGCCTCACTTCATTCCTGCCCGTACTGGCAAACCGGCACAGCCTTACACAGCCTCAGATTGGTTTGCTGGCGTCAATATTTGCAATTACCGCCGGCATATGTCTGACACCGGCCGGCTATATTGCAAACAAAACCGACAAGACTGTAATTATGATGTCCGGCCTATTTCTGATTGCCGTTGGTATAGGGTTGCTTCCCACCGGCACTTCTTTTCACTCGTTTGCCGCACTGGGTATTGTTTCAGGCATCGGGATTGCTCTGGTAATGCCTTCATCTTCCGCTCTTCTGATAAGCCTCACCGGAAAAAGCGGGCTGGGTATTTCATTGGGTCTGTTTACGATCACTAACATGCTTGGATTCATTGCCGGACCCGGCATAAGCGGGATTATAATGGATTATCTTGCCCTTAATGATATTTTTTATATCATCTCCGGTTTATTTGTAATCTCGATTATCGTCCTGTACTTTTACCTCAGGATTCTCTCGCCAGTCCCGATAAGACATACATCAGGACCATAA
- a CDS encoding OsmC family protein, which yields MGVEISIVYEGDLHCTAEHSISGQKIITDAPLDNGGRGEAFSPTDLVGAALGTCIITVMDLVAKRSGIDLKGTKVHVIKDMTSIPARRIGKLTVEITYPEGLNLSEADRTKLEKTAHTCPVKQSLCKDVEVVINFSLPS from the coding sequence ATGGGAGTTGAAATCTCTATTGTTTATGAGGGTGATCTGCACTGCACGGCAGAACACTCTATTTCCGGTCAAAAAATCATCACGGATGCGCCGCTAGATAACGGTGGCAGAGGCGAGGCATTTTCTCCCACAGATCTTGTCGGCGCAGCCCTGGGAACATGTATTATCACAGTCATGGACCTTGTTGCCAAACGTTCAGGGATAGACTTGAAAGGAACAAAAGTACATGTGATCAAAGATATGACGTCAATTCCTGCGAGACGGATCGGCAAACTCACGGTTGAAATAACTTACCCGGAAGGTTTGAACCTGTCCGAAGCCGACAGAACGAAACTTGAAAAAACTGCCCATACATGTCCTGTTAAGCAGAGCCTTTGTAAGGATGTTGAGGTTGTGATCAATTTCAGCCTTCCATCCTGA
- a CDS encoding Crp/Fnr family transcriptional regulator, which yields MDIISLFEKSDLFAGMEDELKTLRAAGSVKNMSHAELLFTEGEPGKYFYLLVDGGVRLFKTSASGQEVDIRLVRPGEIFAELILFERDTYPVSAMAVMPSTVFAVNRDAFYDLLSKEPFRKKFIISLMQKQRYLAERIMYLMSYDVEERFFRFLLDHYGCFNEIRIDIPKKDIASAIGTIPETFSRLIARLKNHGAIEWEGNRLKVNPEWWEMYQDE from the coding sequence ATGGATATAATCAGCTTGTTTGAAAAAAGCGATCTTTTTGCAGGTATGGAGGATGAGCTTAAAACCCTGCGTGCCGCCGGGTCAGTAAAAAACATGTCACATGCGGAACTTCTTTTTACCGAAGGTGAACCCGGTAAATACTTCTATCTTCTTGTTGATGGAGGGGTAAGGCTTTTCAAGACTTCTGCTTCAGGGCAGGAGGTGGATATTAGGCTTGTCAGGCCAGGAGAAATATTTGCCGAACTGATACTGTTTGAAAGGGATACGTATCCGGTAAGCGCAATGGCCGTTATGCCCAGCACCGTGTTCGCTGTTAACAGGGATGCTTTTTATGATCTGCTTTCAAAAGAGCCTTTCAGAAAAAAATTCATTATCAGTCTGATGCAAAAGCAGCGCTATCTTGCAGAACGCATCATGTACCTGATGTCGTATGATGTTGAGGAGCGGTTTTTCCGTTTTCTCCTCGATCATTACGGATGTTTCAATGAAATCCGGATAGATATACCGAAAAAAGACATCGCATCTGCGATCGGAACGATCCCGGAAACATTCTCAAGGCTTATCGCAAGGCTTAAAAATCACGGGGCAATAGAGTGGGAGGGAAACCGCCTTAAGGTAAACCCTGAATGGTGGGAAATGTATCAGGATGAATAA